From a region of the Onychomys torridus unplaced genomic scaffold, mOncTor1.1, whole genome shotgun sequence genome:
- the LOC118576048 gene encoding olfactory receptor 2H2, translating to MANHSSPAGFFLLGFSEHPHLEKILFVVVLCSYLITLLGNTLILLLSTLDPRLHSPMYFFLSNLSFLDLCFTTTCVPQMLVNLWGPTKTISFLGCSVQLFIFLALGTTECILLTVMAFDRYVAVCQPLHYATIIHPRLCWQLAAVAWIIGLVESVVQTPSTLRLPFCPHHQVDDFVCEVPALIRLSCGDTTYNEVQMAVASVFILVVPLGLILISYGAIARAVLRINSAKGRRKAFGTCSSHLIVVTLFYSSVIAVYLQPKNPYAQERGKFFGLFYAVGTPTLNPLIYTLRNEEVKRAFWRLLGKEVGPS from the coding sequence ATGGCCAACCACAGTTCCCCAGCAGGCTTCTTCCTGCTGGGCTTCTCTGAACACCCACACCTGGAAAAGATTCTCTTTGTGGTGGTCTTGTGTTCCTACCTCATCACACTCCTAGGAAACACACTCATCCTCCTGCTGTCCACACTGGACCCCAGGCTCCACTCTccaatgtacttcttcctctccaaccTCTCCTTCTTGGACCTCTGCTTCACCACAACCTGTGTGCCCCAGATGCTGGTAAACCTCTGGGGCCCCACAAAGACCATCAGCTTCCTGGGATGCTCTGTTCAGCTCTTCATCTTCTTAGCCCTGGGGACCACCGAGTGCATCCTCCTGACAGTGATGGCCTTTGACCGCTATGTGGCTGTCTGCCAGCCCCTGCACTATGCCACCATCATCCACCCCCGCCtgtgctggcagctggcagctgtgGCCTGGATCATTGGCCTGGTGGAGTCAGTGGTTCAGACACCATCCACTCTTCGCCTGCCTTTCTGTCCCCACCATCAGGTTGATGACTTTGTGTGTGAAGTCCCTGCTTTGATTCGACTCTCCTGTGGGGACACCACCTATAATGAGGTACAAATGGCTGTTGCCAGTGTCTTCATCTTGGTTGTGCCTCTGGGCCTCATCCTTATCTCTTATGGTGCTATCGCCAGGGCAGTGCTGAGGATAAACTCTGCAAAGGGACGCAGGAAAGCTTTTGGGacctgctcctcccacctcatTGTGGTCACCCTCTTCTACAGCTCAGTCATTGCTGTCTATCTGCAACCCAAAAATCCCTATGCCCAAGAGAGGGGCAAGTTCTTTGGTCTCTTCTATGCTGTGGGAACTCCTACACTCAACCCTCTCATTTATACCCTGAGGAACGAGGAGGTCAAGAGAGCATTCTGGAGGCTGCTGGGGAAGGAAGTAGGGCCCAGCTGA